A section of the Schistosoma haematobium chromosome ZW, whole genome shotgun sequence genome encodes:
- the NUDT17_1 gene encoding Nucleoside diphosphate-linked moiety X motif 17 (EggNog:ENOG410VEY4~COG:L): protein MSNRRFLDSYGKSCPKWIPVACCCLLHLSGLDGLFLTRRPWHMRSYPGVWVPPGGHCEAKEPIQDTAFRELTEELGLHSYGKENVMNECTIKPLCAWEASYPSRLDTGIGKSTIFPKSHHMVIYYSVNWFRSSTSVLDSDDIHSYLPQFNLEVNEVCAAVWLPRPVLNKLSDDWKAFEKHFQNQSTISNSEYLYPELSTMPSTFQIDNDQTEVWYWGVNSLDWQSVPVNQLICGLTSSRNPTVSHNTRPESEVGNGPSPVTLGTLYAISHWLSSTSARSTV from the exons ATGTCTAACCGACGCTTCCTAGACTCATATGGGAAATCTTGTCCCAAATGGATTCCTGTGGCGTGCTGCTGCCTTCTGCATTTGTCTGGACTAGATGGTCTGTTTCTCACTCGCAGACCGTGGCATATGCGATCTTATCCAGGTGTCTGGGTTCCACCTGGAGGTCATTGTGAAGCTAAAGAACCTATTCAG GACACCGCATTTCGTGAACTCACAGAAGAGTTAGGATTACATTCGTATGGGAAAGAAAATGTAATGAATGAATGTACTATTAAACCACTCTGTGCATGGGAAGCTTCCTATCCTTCTCGTTTAGATACAGGAATCGGAAAGTCTACTATCTTTCCTAAATCTCATCATATGGTTATATATTACTCTGTTAATTGGTTTCGTTCTTCAAC ATCTGTTTTAGATTCAGATGATATTCACTCATACTTACCACAGTTTAACCTTGAAGTAAATGAAGTATGTGCAGCCGTTTGGCTCCCGAGACCTGTTCTCAATAAATTAAGTGATGATTGGAAGGCATTTgaaaaacattttcaaaatCAGTCCACAATCAGTAATTCGGAATATCTTTATCCCGAGTTATCAACGATGCCATCCACTTTCCAGATTGATAATGATCAAACAGAAGTTTG GTATTGGGGTGTAAACTCTCTTGATTGGCAATCGGTACCCGTGAATCAACTTATCTGTGGACTAACATCAAGTCGCAATCCAACTGTTTCACACAATACCAGACCCGAATCCGAAGTTGGTAATGGACCTAGTCCTGTAACACTGGGGACATTGTATGCTATTAGTCATTGGCTTTCATCAACCAGTGCCAGAAGTACCGTTTGA
- the NUDT17_1 gene encoding Nucleoside diphosphate-linked moiety X motif 17, variant 2 (EggNog:ENOG410VEY4~COG:L), giving the protein MVYVYSSKLQRRLEFQESVVDALGFEDETPIKIRQDSCNLVVGTDCLGFEWIDIPLCRPRVCPFAMSNRRFLDSYGKSCPKWIPVACCCLLHLSGLDGLFLTRRPWHMRSYPGVWVPPGGHCEAKEPIQDTAFRELTEELGLHSYGKENVMNECTIKPLCAWEASYPSRLDTGIGKSTIFPKSHHMVIYYSVNWFRSSTSVLDSDDIHSYLPQFNLEVNEVCAAVWLPRPVLNKLSDDWKAFEKHFQNQSTISNSEYLYPELSTMPSTFQIDNDQTEVWYWGVNSLDWQSVPVNQLICGLTSSRNPTVSHNTRPESEVGNGPSPVTLGTLYAISHWLSSTSARSTV; this is encoded by the exons ATGGTTTACGTTTATTCGTCAAAGCTACAAAGACGGTTAGAATTTCAAGAG TCGGTGGTGGATGCCCTTGGTTTTGAAGATGAAACACCCATAAAAATTAGACAGGACTCGTGTAATCTAGTTGTTGGTACTGATTGTTTGGGATTCGAATGGATAGACATACCTTTGTGT CGTCCACGTGTTTGTCCTTTTGCTATGTCTAACCGACGCTTCCTAGACTCATATGGGAAATCTTGTCCCAAATGGATTCCTGTGGCGTGCTGCTGCCTTCTGCATTTGTCTGGACTAGATGGTCTGTTTCTCACTCGCAGACCGTGGCATATGCGATCTTATCCAGGTGTCTGGGTTCCACCTGGAGGTCATTGTGAAGCTAAAGAACCTATTCAG GACACCGCATTTCGTGAACTCACAGAAGAGTTAGGATTACATTCGTATGGGAAAGAAAATGTAATGAATGAATGTACTATTAAACCACTCTGTGCATGGGAAGCTTCCTATCCTTCTCGTTTAGATACAGGAATCGGAAAGTCTACTATCTTTCCTAAATCTCATCATATGGTTATATATTACTCTGTTAATTGGTTTCGTTCTTCAAC ATCTGTTTTAGATTCAGATGATATTCACTCATACTTACCACAGTTTAACCTTGAAGTAAATGAAGTATGTGCAGCCGTTTGGCTCCCGAGACCTGTTCTCAATAAATTAAGTGATGATTGGAAGGCATTTgaaaaacattttcaaaatCAGTCCACAATCAGTAATTCGGAATATCTTTATCCCGAGTTATCAACGATGCCATCCACTTTCCAGATTGATAATGATCAAACAGAAGTTTG GTATTGGGGTGTAAACTCTCTTGATTGGCAATCGGTACCCGTGAATCAACTTATCTGTGGACTAACATCAAGTCGCAATCCAACTGTTTCACACAATACCAGACCCGAATCCGAAGTTGGTAATGGACCTAGTCCTGTAACACTGGGGACATTGTATGCTATTAGTCATTGGCTTTCATCAACCAGTGCCAGAAGTACCGTTTGA
- the NUDT17_1 gene encoding Nucleoside diphosphate-linked moiety X motif 17, variant 3 (EggNog:ENOG410VEY4~COG:L), which translates to MVYVYSSKLQRRLEFQESVVDALGFEDETPIKIRQDSCNLVVGTDCLGFEWIDIPLCDTAFRELTEELGLHSYGKENVMNECTIKPLCAWEASYPSRLDTGIGKSTIFPKSHHMVIYYSVNWFRSSTSVLDSDDIHSYLPQFNLEVNEVCAAVWLPRPVLNKLSDDWKAFEKHFQNQSTISNSEYLYPELSTMPSTFQIDNDQTEVWYWGVNSLDWQSVPVNQLICGLTSSRNPTVSHNTRPESEVGNGPSPVTLGTLYAISHWLSSTSARSTV; encoded by the exons ATGGTTTACGTTTATTCGTCAAAGCTACAAAGACGGTTAGAATTTCAAGAG TCGGTGGTGGATGCCCTTGGTTTTGAAGATGAAACACCCATAAAAATTAGACAGGACTCGTGTAATCTAGTTGTTGGTACTGATTGTTTGGGATTCGAATGGATAGACATACCTTTGTGT GACACCGCATTTCGTGAACTCACAGAAGAGTTAGGATTACATTCGTATGGGAAAGAAAATGTAATGAATGAATGTACTATTAAACCACTCTGTGCATGGGAAGCTTCCTATCCTTCTCGTTTAGATACAGGAATCGGAAAGTCTACTATCTTTCCTAAATCTCATCATATGGTTATATATTACTCTGTTAATTGGTTTCGTTCTTCAAC ATCTGTTTTAGATTCAGATGATATTCACTCATACTTACCACAGTTTAACCTTGAAGTAAATGAAGTATGTGCAGCCGTTTGGCTCCCGAGACCTGTTCTCAATAAATTAAGTGATGATTGGAAGGCATTTgaaaaacattttcaaaatCAGTCCACAATCAGTAATTCGGAATATCTTTATCCCGAGTTATCAACGATGCCATCCACTTTCCAGATTGATAATGATCAAACAGAAGTTTG GTATTGGGGTGTAAACTCTCTTGATTGGCAATCGGTACCCGTGAATCAACTTATCTGTGGACTAACATCAAGTCGCAATCCAACTGTTTCACACAATACCAGACCCGAATCCGAAGTTGGTAATGGACCTAGTCCTGTAACACTGGGGACATTGTATGCTATTAGTCATTGGCTTTCATCAACCAGTGCCAGAAGTACCGTTTGA